From Pelotomaculum schinkii, the proteins below share one genomic window:
- a CDS encoding (2Fe-2S) ferredoxin domain-containing protein, with translation MLTIQVCVGSSCFLRGSKKVIAEIEQLIKHYKLEDLVTLKGNFCLERCNEGSTVMIGDKIFTGVSIDNVTGLFEKEVFAVLYGVEKT, from the coding sequence ATGCTTACCATACAGGTTTGTGTCGGTAGTTCCTGTTTTCTGCGCGGTTCAAAAAAAGTTATAGCAGAAATAGAGCAGTTAATTAAACATTATAAGCTTGAAGACCTGGTTACACTCAAGGGTAATTTCTGTTTGGAACGCTGCAATGAAGGCTCTACCGTAATGATTGGTGATAAGATTTTCACAGGGGTATCAATCGATAATGTTACCGGACTATTTGAAAAGGAAGTTTTTGCAGTATTATACGGGGTGGAGAAAACATGA
- a CDS encoding MFS transporter — translation MEPLRAGILLIPFAAAMMIIAPVSGFLSDRYGSRELSSLGLAVSALGLWGLTRLQANTTMGEVIIWLIVMGLGSGFFFSPNTNAIMGAVAPERRGIAAGTRTMMNNAGAVVSIALGLAMTASSMSPEALRGLFAGTHVDMQGIVTAEFILGLHRTFWVSFIISVIATIVALMRGSHNLYTEKAGS, via the coding sequence ATAGAGCCCTTGCGGGCCGGCATACTGCTGATACCCTTTGCGGCAGCGATGATGATTATCGCTCCCGTGAGCGGTTTTTTATCCGACCGTTATGGTTCACGGGAACTCAGCTCACTTGGCCTGGCAGTGTCCGCCCTGGGTCTTTGGGGCCTCACCAGGCTTCAGGCAAACACCACCATGGGCGAGGTCATCATCTGGCTCATCGTTATGGGTTTGGGCTCGGGCTTCTTCTTTTCACCGAATACCAACGCGATTATGGGAGCTGTGGCCCCGGAAAGACGCGGCATCGCAGCAGGCACCCGTACCATGATGAATAACGCCGGAGCTGTAGTCAGTATCGCGCTGGGCCTGGCTATGACCGCCTCCAGCATGTCCCCGGAAGCTTTGCGCGGGCTTTTTGCCGGAACTCATGTTGATATGCAGGGGATAGTAACCGCTGAATTTATTCTCGGGCTGCACCGGACCTTCTGGGTATCCTTTATTATCAGCGTAATCGCAACCATAGTAGCACTCATGCGGGGCTCCCATAACCTCTATACGGAAAAGGCCGGTTCTTAA
- a CDS encoding type I restriction endonuclease subunit R, which yields MSYLNEDTLVQQTTADYLHDELGWESVYAYNTETYGPDGLLGRASDREVALTRYLRAALEELNPGLPEDAYRDAVRQIVEYSAIQTTLATNREKYALLKDGVQVAYRNKKGELKKERLRVFNFDEPEKNHFLCVRELWVRGDLYRRRADIVGFVNGIPLLFMELKNVNKDIRAAYEKNLADYKDTVPHLFHHNALIILANGVEAKIGSFSSRYEHFHEWKRLEEEQVGVVDMETVLKGVCDKRNFMDLFENFIVFDESTGAPVKILAQNHQFLGVNRAMEAVADREARQGKLGVFWHTQGAGKSYSMVFFTRKAHRKLGGNFTFLILTDRDDLDTQIYKTFAGCGLADNDRDPCRASGGGNLKELLGQHKAYVFSLIQKFNQDVDPEEGYSQRDDIIVITDEAHRTQYGRLALNMRNALPNASYIGFTGTPLFKDDEITRRIFGGYISTYDFQRAVEDKATVPLYYDARGDKLGIATKEINERIAEKLEELETGGIDVQQRLEKELKRDYHIITAGKRLDQVARDLVEHYSTAWETGKAMLVCIDKITCVRMFNLIEKYWQARIAKLESKITEAGDEQEEVYRRRQVAWMKETQMAVVVSEEQGEVDKFRNWGLDITPHRKLIKNGFATVDGKRLDVESAFKKEEHPFRIAIVCAMWLTGFDVPSLSTLYLDKPLKAHTLMQAIARANRVNEGKNNGLIVDYCGILKNLRKALATFAGQGDGGRIGGGGKTTPAKPAHELLDDLAEAISFVRAFLKGRNASLDDIITRTGFGRNAAILAAKEAANENDETRKRFEVMCREVFKKFKACLNIKGVNAHRKAYDAVNIVYRSLQKDREEVDVSDIIMRLHGVVDQAILTTADRIVDKTGPYNIAGIDFELLHKEFARSPAKKTTVQNLKQIIEQRLQRLLAQNPLRTDFQKHYEDIVAEYNLEKDRPTIEKTFESLLKFVQDLDTEEKRAMREGLDEESLAIFDLLKKPELSPGDIKRIKQVAMELLQTLKAEKLKVERWREKEATRDAIRITIQDFLWNEETGLPVESFSEDDVNEKTEAVYHHVFRVYPTLPSPYFATAS from the coding sequence ATGAGTTACTTAAACGAGGACACTCTGGTCCAGCAGACAACCGCCGATTATCTGCACGACGAGCTTGGCTGGGAGTCGGTCTATGCCTACAACACCGAGACCTACGGGCCTGATGGCTTGCTGGGCCGGGCGTCGGACCGAGAGGTGGCGCTGACGCGCTACCTGCGGGCAGCCCTGGAGGAGTTAAACCCCGGCTTACCGGAGGACGCCTATCGTGACGCGGTACGGCAGATAGTGGAATACAGCGCCATCCAGACCACGCTGGCCACCAACCGGGAGAAATATGCCCTGCTTAAAGACGGTGTGCAGGTTGCCTACCGCAATAAAAAGGGCGAGTTGAAAAAAGAACGGCTGCGGGTCTTTAACTTTGATGAACCCGAGAAGAACCACTTCCTCTGCGTGCGCGAGCTGTGGGTGCGGGGCGATCTCTACCGCCGCCGGGCGGACATCGTCGGTTTCGTCAACGGCATTCCGCTGTTGTTCATGGAGCTGAAAAACGTAAACAAAGACATCCGCGCCGCTTACGAGAAGAACCTGGCCGACTATAAGGACACTGTTCCGCACCTGTTCCACCACAATGCCCTGATCATACTGGCCAACGGGGTGGAGGCGAAAATCGGGTCGTTCTCCAGCCGTTATGAGCACTTTCACGAATGGAAACGACTGGAGGAAGAGCAGGTCGGCGTGGTGGATATGGAAACTGTGTTGAAAGGTGTCTGCGACAAGCGCAATTTTATGGACCTGTTTGAGAACTTCATCGTGTTTGATGAATCCACGGGGGCGCCGGTCAAGATCCTGGCGCAGAACCACCAGTTTCTCGGTGTTAACCGAGCTATGGAAGCGGTGGCGGACAGGGAGGCGCGACAGGGCAAGCTGGGGGTGTTCTGGCATACCCAGGGGGCCGGTAAGAGTTATTCCATGGTCTTTTTCACCCGCAAGGCGCACCGCAAGCTGGGCGGTAACTTCACCTTCCTGATCCTCACTGATCGTGATGACCTCGATACGCAGATATACAAGACTTTTGCCGGGTGCGGGCTGGCGGACAACGACCGTGATCCCTGCCGGGCTTCCGGCGGCGGGAATTTGAAAGAACTGCTCGGCCAGCACAAGGCCTACGTTTTTTCACTGATTCAGAAATTTAACCAAGATGTGGACCCGGAGGAGGGCTACTCGCAGCGGGACGATATTATTGTAATCACAGATGAGGCGCACCGCACGCAGTACGGACGCCTGGCGCTCAACATGCGTAACGCCCTGCCCAACGCAAGCTATATCGGTTTTACCGGTACGCCGCTGTTCAAGGACGACGAGATCACCCGACGGATATTCGGCGGCTATATTTCAACCTATGATTTTCAGCGAGCCGTGGAGGACAAGGCCACCGTACCGCTCTATTATGATGCCCGGGGGGACAAACTGGGCATTGCCACCAAAGAAATCAACGAACGTATTGCCGAGAAACTGGAGGAATTGGAGACTGGTGGCATTGACGTCCAGCAACGTTTGGAAAAGGAGCTAAAGCGGGATTATCACATTATCACGGCAGGGAAAAGGCTGGATCAAGTAGCCCGTGATCTGGTGGAACATTACTCAACTGCCTGGGAGACAGGCAAAGCGATGCTGGTGTGTATCGACAAGATAACTTGTGTACGTATGTTTAACCTGATCGAAAAATACTGGCAAGCTCGCATCGCTAAACTGGAGTCAAAAATAACTGAAGCAGGCGATGAGCAGGAGGAAGTATATCGCCGTCGGCAGGTCGCCTGGATGAAGGAGACGCAAATGGCCGTGGTGGTCAGTGAGGAGCAGGGAGAGGTTGATAAATTCCGGAATTGGGGTTTGGACATCACCCCACACCGCAAGCTGATTAAAAACGGTTTCGCAACCGTCGACGGTAAGCGGCTTGATGTCGAGTCGGCATTCAAGAAGGAGGAGCATCCCTTCCGTATTGCTATTGTGTGCGCCATGTGGCTCACCGGCTTTGACGTGCCCAGCCTCTCCACGCTCTACCTGGACAAACCGCTGAAGGCGCACACCCTGATGCAGGCCATTGCCCGTGCCAACCGGGTTAATGAAGGCAAGAACAACGGTCTGATTGTCGATTACTGCGGTATCCTGAAGAACCTTCGTAAGGCCCTGGCGACCTTCGCTGGCCAGGGGGACGGCGGGCGCATTGGTGGCGGGGGAAAAACTACTCCGGCCAAACCCGCGCATGAATTACTTGACGATCTGGCTGAGGCTATCTCGTTTGTACGTGCATTTTTAAAAGGCCGGAACGCTTCACTGGACGACATTATCACCAGAACCGGCTTTGGCCGCAATGCCGCGATCCTCGCCGCAAAGGAGGCGGCTAACGAAAATGATGAGACACGCAAGCGCTTTGAGGTGATGTGCCGCGAGGTTTTCAAGAAATTCAAGGCCTGCCTCAACATTAAAGGGGTTAACGCGCACAGGAAAGCATATGATGCGGTCAACATCGTCTATCGAAGCCTGCAGAAGGATCGGGAGGAGGTGGATGTCAGCGATATTATTATGCGTCTCCATGGAGTGGTGGATCAAGCCATATTGACAACAGCGGACCGCATTGTAGACAAAACTGGTCCTTATAATATTGCCGGCATCGATTTTGAACTTCTTCACAAAGAGTTTGCACGGAGCCCGGCCAAGAAAACCACGGTTCAGAACTTAAAGCAAATTATTGAGCAAAGGCTGCAGCGGTTGCTTGCTCAGAACCCGCTGCGCACCGACTTTCAAAAGCACTACGAAGATATTGTGGCTGAATACAACCTCGAAAAGGACCGTCCGACCATCGAAAAGACCTTTGAGTCCCTTCTCAAATTCGTTCAGGACCTTGATACGGAGGAAAAACGAGCCATGCGGGAGGGACTGGATGAAGAAAGCCTGGCGATTTTCGATCTCCTGAAAAAACCGGAGCTTTCTCCTGGTGATATTAAGCGGATTAAGCAGGTAGCAATGGAGCTTCTACAAACCCTAAAGGCGGAGAAGTTGAAGGTTGAGCGCTGGCGGGAGAAAGAGGCCACTCGCGACGCCATTCGCATCACAATTCAAGACTTTCTCTGGAACGAAGAAACTGGACTGCCGGTGGAAAGCTTTAGTGAAGATGATGTTAACGAAAAAACGGAAGCAGTTTATCACCATGTTTTCAGAGTTTATCCGACACTACCGTCTCCTTATTTTGCAACTGCCTCGTAG
- a CDS encoding restriction endonuclease subunit S: MKTYSLGSIINKYGGLIQTGPFGSQLHQYDYSQEGIPVVMPKDIKNGRIDENTVARIPERKAQELSRHCLKQGSIVFPRRGEISKCAYIEADQEGFLCGTGCIKIELPREVLSPRFFFYYLGLRHVVEWLERNAIGTTMLNLNTSIIGGIQIPDINIRRQIEIADVLSAYDELIEKNRRRIDLLEHAVRLLYKEWFVHFRFPGHEHVKINNGVPDGWEKAKIKDYFDLLGGFAFKSQIYQESGKYGIVTIKNVHNAQFIPDCSAYIDEIPESMKEHCHLCTGDILLSLTGNIGRVCIIFGENFLLNQRVAKISPRKNIPKCYVYWTFNNEGMQRNLENLAYGVAQQNLSPVKVGELDFILPQSRILDLFESYVEATFNIICNLNLVNQNLKKSRDLLLPRLMNGEIAV, from the coding sequence ATGAAAACATACAGTTTAGGCTCAATTATAAATAAATATGGTGGGCTAATTCAAACTGGTCCGTTTGGCTCCCAACTTCATCAATATGATTATTCGCAAGAAGGTATTCCGGTTGTAATGCCTAAGGACATCAAAAATGGCCGGATTGATGAAAATACAGTGGCTAGGATTCCGGAGCGTAAAGCACAAGAGCTATCTAGACACTGTTTGAAGCAGGGATCCATTGTTTTTCCTCGAAGGGGAGAAATCAGCAAATGCGCTTACATTGAAGCAGACCAGGAAGGTTTTTTGTGTGGTACGGGCTGTATAAAAATTGAGTTACCCAGGGAAGTGCTATCACCACGGTTCTTTTTTTACTATTTGGGACTGCGCCACGTGGTTGAATGGTTGGAGCGTAATGCCATTGGTACTACCATGCTTAATCTGAATACCTCAATCATTGGGGGTATCCAGATACCGGATATTAATATTAGACGCCAAATAGAGATAGCAGATGTTCTCTCTGCCTACGATGAACTGATCGAGAAAAACCGGCGACGTATTGATCTTCTGGAACATGCAGTACGGCTGCTTTATAAGGAGTGGTTTGTCCACTTTCGCTTCCCTGGCCATGAGCATGTCAAGATTAATAATGGTGTTCCTGATGGGTGGGAGAAGGCTAAGATAAAAGATTATTTTGATTTACTCGGTGGTTTTGCATTCAAAAGTCAGATTTACCAGGAAAGTGGCAAATACGGAATAGTAACGATTAAAAATGTTCACAATGCCCAATTTATCCCAGATTGTAGCGCGTACATAGATGAAATACCTGAGAGTATGAAAGAACATTGTCATCTCTGTACGGGTGATATTCTACTGTCCCTTACTGGCAACATAGGTAGAGTGTGTATTATTTTCGGTGAGAACTTCCTACTTAACCAACGAGTAGCGAAAATAAGCCCCAGGAAAAATATTCCCAAGTGTTATGTTTATTGGACATTTAACAATGAGGGCATGCAGAGAAATTTAGAAAACCTAGCCTATGGTGTTGCACAGCAGAATCTTAGCCCAGTAAAAGTCGGCGAGCTAGATTTTATTTTGCCACAAAGTAGAATTTTGGATTTATTTGAATCCTATGTTGAAGCCACATTCAATATCATTTGTAACTTGAATTTAGTAAACCAAAATTTGAAGAAGTCTCGCGACCTCCTGCTCCCACGTCTAATGAACGGAGAGATTGCCGTATGA
- a CDS encoding virulence RhuM family protein, producing MSEYPAQFNSEILFYQTEDGQTRVEVRLSNESVWLSLKQMAELFQRDKSVISRHIRNVFEEGELEPGAVVAKYATTAADRKTYQVDYYNLDVIISVGYRVRSHRGTQFRMWATNLLREYIIKGFTMDDQRLKQAGGGNYFDELLSRIRDIRSSEKVFWRKVLDIYATSIDYDPNTDLSREFFAVVQNKMHWAAHGHTAAEIVASRADATKPNMGLTTWTGSKPSAADIEFAKNYLNHDEIDALNRIVTIYLDFAEFQALNRKPMHMRDWIAKLDDFLRISERDILTHAGQISHKAAVAKARAEYENYRALQANKPSPVESHFKKAIEEMKKLESGKRKPGKE from the coding sequence ATGAGTGAATACCCGGCGCAATTTAATTCGGAAATACTTTTTTACCAGACTGAAGACGGGCAAACACGTGTCGAGGTGCGTCTATCGAATGAAAGTGTTTGGCTCTCTCTTAAACAGATGGCGGAGCTGTTTCAACGGGACAAGTCGGTCATTTCCAGACATATACGCAATGTTTTCGAAGAAGGGGAATTGGAGCCCGGAGCAGTTGTTGCAAAATATGCAACAACTGCGGCTGACAGAAAAACCTACCAGGTGGATTATTACAATCTTGACGTAATTATTTCTGTTGGCTATCGCGTCAGGTCTCACCGGGGCACCCAGTTTCGCATGTGGGCCACGAACCTCCTGCGGGAATACATCATAAAAGGTTTTACGATGGACGATCAGCGGCTAAAACAGGCCGGTGGCGGCAATTATTTTGATGAACTGTTATCACGTATCCGGGACATCCGTTCATCAGAGAAGGTTTTCTGGCGGAAGGTGCTCGACATCTATGCTACAAGTATCGATTACGATCCTAACACCGACCTATCACGGGAATTCTTCGCCGTGGTGCAAAACAAGATGCACTGGGCGGCACATGGGCATACGGCTGCTGAGATAGTTGCCTCTCGTGCAGATGCAACCAAACCCAATATGGGGTTGACTACATGGACCGGTTCCAAACCATCGGCTGCCGATATTGAGTTTGCTAAAAACTACCTTAATCACGATGAGATTGATGCCTTGAACCGTATTGTCACAATATACCTTGACTTTGCCGAGTTCCAGGCACTTAACCGCAAACCCATGCATATGAGGGACTGGATCGCCAAGCTGGACGACTTTTTACGTATTAGCGAACGAGATATCCTGACTCATGCTGGGCAAATCAGTCACAAAGCAGCCGTGGCCAAGGCCCGTGCAGAATATGAAAATTATCGAGCACTACAGGCGAATAAGCCTTCGCCAGTTGAGAGCCACTTCAAAAAGGCTATAGAAGAGATGAAAAAGCTTGAGTCAGGGAAAAGGAAACCTGGTAAAGAATGA
- a CDS encoding type I restriction-modification system subunit M: protein MSQLENIEAIEKRLWNAADTLRANSNYASNEYFMPVMGLIFLRHAYSRYLNVRDDIVASLPQRGGKTRELTKEDFSQKSAIFLREKAQFDYLVALKDSDDRAKAIIDAMESIEADYETLRGALPKTEYQELDNAVLGQLLRTLNPEELKQASGDIFGRIYEYFLTQFADLKAHDGGEFFTPVSLVSLIANVLEPERGVILDPACGSGGMFVQSAHFVERLQANPTERLTFYGMEKNPTTIRLAKMNLSVHGLEGDIQKAITYYEDPHELVGKADFVMANPPFNVDEVDADKIKRDPRLPLGLPGVNKGGKVSNGNYLWISYFYSYLNKSGRAGFVMSSQASSAGRDEAKVRRKLIETGAVDLMIAIRSNFFYTRTVPCELWFLNRAKPEDYRDKVLMLDARNIYRKVTRKIYDFSPEQLQNILAIVWLYRGQGERFIELIARYLGQALAEARACFRQKGEADQEVNLLAGYITALGLLKKAMQPFLDTLTGDEAHAETLGQLEAASQTFTLDVEAFCQKADEEAAKWEKQQHSNEALNEATGLLAPLSEASRDLVRQADLLYKLAVRLVDVCENELAAKDSDLWVSRDITKARKAADTARQTAIDQLKAVRYFHKQAVWLTVRFPDGVLRDVEGLVKLVDKADLEANDWSLTPGRYVGVSPEEEDEGFDFEEALREIHMELEGLNTEAVELASKIARNFKELGI from the coding sequence ATGTCACAACTGGAAAACATCGAAGCAATTGAAAAGCGACTCTGGAACGCGGCGGATACGCTGCGGGCAAACTCCAACTATGCCAGCAACGAGTATTTCATGCCCGTCATGGGTTTGATCTTTTTACGGCACGCGTACAGCCGTTACCTTAACGTCCGGGATGATATCGTCGCTTCCTTACCGCAGCGCGGCGGTAAGACACGTGAACTGACTAAAGAGGATTTCTCGCAGAAGAGCGCGATTTTCCTGCGGGAAAAAGCACAGTTTGACTACCTGGTGGCGCTTAAGGACAGCGATGACCGGGCCAAGGCTATTATTGACGCGATGGAGTCGATTGAGGCTGATTATGAAACATTGCGTGGTGCCCTTCCCAAGACGGAATACCAGGAACTGGACAATGCTGTGCTCGGGCAGCTCCTGCGTACTCTGAACCCGGAAGAATTAAAGCAAGCCTCCGGCGACATCTTCGGACGCATCTACGAATATTTCCTCACCCAGTTTGCCGACCTGAAGGCTCACGACGGCGGAGAGTTCTTCACGCCGGTGTCACTGGTCTCGCTTATTGCCAATGTGCTGGAGCCGGAACGGGGTGTCATCCTTGACCCTGCCTGCGGTTCCGGCGGTATGTTCGTACAGAGCGCCCATTTTGTGGAGCGCCTTCAGGCCAATCCCACAGAACGCCTCACTTTCTATGGCATGGAGAAAAATCCCACCACAATCCGCTTGGCCAAGATGAACCTGTCTGTGCACGGACTGGAGGGTGACATTCAAAAAGCCATCACTTACTATGAAGACCCGCATGAACTGGTAGGCAAGGCAGACTTTGTCATGGCCAATCCGCCCTTCAACGTGGACGAGGTGGACGCCGATAAAATAAAACGCGACCCGCGCTTGCCCTTAGGCTTGCCTGGTGTCAACAAGGGCGGTAAGGTTTCCAACGGCAATTACCTTTGGATCAGCTATTTCTACAGTTACCTGAATAAGTCAGGCCGTGCCGGTTTCGTTATGTCCTCTCAGGCTTCCAGCGCTGGCCGGGACGAGGCCAAGGTGCGCCGCAAGCTGATCGAGACCGGGGCGGTGGACCTCATGATCGCCATTCGCTCTAATTTTTTTTACACCCGTACCGTTCCCTGTGAACTGTGGTTCCTCAACCGGGCCAAGCCGGAGGATTATCGCGACAAGGTGCTCATGCTCGACGCGCGCAATATCTATCGCAAGGTGACGCGAAAAATTTATGACTTCAGCCCCGAACAGCTCCAGAACATTCTTGCAATCGTCTGGCTCTATCGCGGCCAAGGAGAACGTTTCATTGAACTGATAGCACGCTACCTGGGACAGGCACTTGCGGAAGCACGCGCCTGTTTCAGACAAAAGGGTGAAGCTGACCAGGAGGTAAACCTGCTGGCTGGCTATATAACCGCGCTTGGCTTGCTGAAAAAGGCCATGCAGCCTTTCCTTGATACTTTGACCGGTGATGAGGCTCACGCGGAAACGCTGGGGCAGTTGGAGGCTGCAAGCCAAACCTTCACCTTGGATGTGGAGGCCTTTTGCCAGAAGGCGGATGAGGAAGCGGCAAAATGGGAGAAACAGCAGCACTCCAACGAGGCATTAAATGAAGCTACCGGGCTCCTCGCCCCGCTTTCGGAAGCCAGCCGTGACCTGGTCAGGCAGGCTGACCTGCTCTACAAGCTTGCTGTCCGCCTGGTTGACGTATGCGAGAACGAGCTTGCTGCAAAGGATAGTGACCTCTGGGTGAGCCGTGATATTACCAAAGCCCGCAAGGCGGCTGACACTGCCCGGCAGACCGCGATAGATCAGCTAAAAGCTGTACGTTATTTTCACAAACAGGCTGTCTGGCTCACCGTACGCTTCCCCGATGGCGTATTGAGGGATGTCGAAGGTCTGGTAAAGCTGGTGGACAAGGCTGATTTGGAAGCTAATGACTGGAGCCTGACACCTGGCCGCTATGTCGGGGTCTCTCCCGAGGAAGAGGATGAGGGCTTCGACTTCGAGGAAGCCCTCCGTGAAATCCACATGGAGTTGGAAGGACTCAACACCGAGGCGGTGGAACTGGCCTCGAAGATAGCCAGGAATTTTAAGGAGTTGGGGATATGA
- a CDS encoding DEAD/DEAH box helicase encodes MAAFNEFGLTGPVIRSINNMGFEEATPIQERAIPVALSGQDLIGQAHTGTGKTAAFGIPMVEFFDVDHEQIQGVVLTPTRELAIQVAEELNKIGQFKGIRALPIYGGQDITRQIRALKNRPHIIVATPGRLMDHMRRKTVRLNQVRIVVLDEADEMLNMGFVEDIETILTEVPEERQTLLFSATMPGPIQALARRFMRNPEVIRIEGKQVTVANTEQSYIEVEERQKFDVFCRLLDIQSPDRSIVFGRTKRRVDELFDALTKRGYSAEALHGDLAQSKRDLVMRRFKEGTIEVLVATDVAARGLDISDVTHIYNFDVPQDPESYVHRIGRTGRAGKPGVAITFVTPREIYQLRVIENMTRKKIARMPVPTIKEVIEGQQRLAVDQLLQAVENGDAGNYKTLAEGLLEDNDAVTLLSAALKVLTKETDRTPVTLTEERPLRMRQDKYLSPGKRGYSRNASGKKGPARNSGHSSPRGKSRFGSRSY; translated from the coding sequence TTGGCTGCATTTAATGAGTTTGGTTTGACCGGACCGGTGATCCGGTCCATTAATAATATGGGTTTCGAAGAAGCGACCCCCATCCAGGAGAGGGCTATCCCCGTGGCTCTAAGCGGGCAGGACCTGATTGGTCAGGCTCACACCGGGACCGGTAAAACGGCAGCCTTTGGTATACCTATGGTTGAGTTCTTCGATGTCGACCATGAGCAAATCCAGGGTGTTGTTTTAACCCCCACCCGTGAGCTGGCCATCCAGGTGGCCGAGGAATTAAATAAGATCGGGCAGTTCAAGGGTATCCGTGCGCTGCCGATCTACGGCGGTCAGGATATCACCCGCCAGATCAGGGCGCTCAAGAACAGGCCCCACATTATCGTGGCCACCCCTGGCCGTCTGATGGACCACATGAGGAGAAAGACAGTCCGTTTGAACCAGGTCAGGATAGTAGTTTTGGACGAGGCGGACGAGATGCTCAATATGGGCTTTGTCGAGGATATTGAGACCATCCTCACAGAAGTGCCTGAGGAGCGCCAGACATTGCTCTTTTCTGCGACTATGCCCGGTCCGATCCAGGCGCTGGCCCGGCGGTTCATGAGGAACCCGGAAGTGATCAGGATAGAAGGCAAGCAGGTTACCGTTGCAAACACCGAGCAAAGCTATATTGAAGTCGAAGAAAGACAAAAGTTTGATGTTTTCTGTCGCCTGCTGGACATCCAGTCTCCCGACCGGTCCATTGTCTTCGGCCGCACCAAGCGCCGGGTGGATGAGCTTTTTGATGCTCTAACCAAACGCGGTTATTCAGCCGAAGCGCTCCACGGCGATCTGGCCCAGTCCAAGCGGGACCTGGTGATGAGGCGGTTTAAGGAAGGTACTATTGAGGTGCTGGTGGCCACTGATGTTGCTGCTAGAGGTCTGGATATCAGCGATGTGACTCACATCTATAACTTTGACGTCCCGCAGGATCCGGAAAGTTATGTCCACCGCATCGGACGCACCGGCCGCGCCGGTAAACCAGGTGTGGCCATTACTTTTGTCACGCCCAGGGAGATTTATCAACTAAGAGTCATTGAGAACATGACCAGAAAGAAAATAGCGCGCATGCCTGTTCCCACGATTAAAGAGGTCATTGAAGGACAACAGCGCCTGGCGGTGGATCAGCTGCTGCAGGCTGTGGAAAATGGGGATGCGGGCAACTACAAGACTCTGGCCGAGGGTCTGCTGGAGGATAATGACGCGGTCACCCTTCTTTCAGCGGCATTAAAGGTGCTGACCAAAGAAACCGACCGCACCCCTGTCACCCTGACCGAGGAGCGGCCGCTCAGGATGAGGCAGGATAAATACCTGTCCCCCGGGAAGAGAGGGTACTCCAGAAATGCAAGCGGTAAAAAAGGTCCTGCCCGAAATAGCGGGCATTCCTCGCCGAGAGGGAAAAGCAGGTTTGGCAGCCGTTCTTACTAG